The genomic segment CCCCGGGGAGTCGCTCTTTGGCGGTCCGGCAGTCGGCCTCGACGCCGAGTTTCTCGCAGACGCGGTCCGCCGTCGCCTCGGCCATCTGTCGGTACGTCGTCAGTTTCCCGCCGACGATGCTCGTGAGGTTGTCGACGCCGTCGTCGGCGTGGTCGATGCAGAAGAAGCCCCGGGAGATGCCGCGCGCGCCCTCGCGAGAGTTCTCGTCCGGCGCGTACAGGGGGCGGACTCCCCACCACGTCCGGACGTGGTCGGCGTCGCGGACGGCCGGCAGCATCTCCGAACACGCCTCGACCATCGCCTCGACTTCCCACTCGGACTCCTCGTAGTCGTCCGGGTCGTCCACCTCGATGCTCGTCGTCCCCAACACGACTTCGCCGTCGTGCGGGACGATGATGTCGCCGTCCGCCGGGTCGCGGGCGCGGTTGAGTGCCGGACCGAGTCCGTCGTACCGGACGGAGACCATCACGCCCTTCGTCGGGCGCATCTCGAGGCCGACGCCGGCCATCGCGCCGAGTTCGCCCGCCCACGCCCCGGCGGCGTTGACGACCTGTTCGGCGGCGATAGTGCCGTCCACCGACCCGCCGACGTCGACGCCGACCACCTCGCCGTCCGCGACGCGCACGCCCTCGACGGGCGCGTCCGTCAGAA from the Halogeometricum rufum genome contains:
- a CDS encoding FAD-dependent oxidoreductase, whose protein sequence is MTDDTEVLVVGGGATGTGIARDLTLRGVDVTLVERGGLASGTSGRSHGLLHSGARYAEADAVGARECIEENRILREIAGDCIRDSGGLFLQLPADDPDYFEAKRAACEEIGIPAETLSGDEARAEVPGLSEDVERAMKVPDGVVYPSRLLAANAADARDHGATILTDAPVEGVRVADGEVVGVDVGGSVDGTIAAEQVVNAAGAWAGELGAMAGVGLEMRPTKGVMVSVRYDGLGPALNRARDPADGDIIVPHDGEVVLGTTSIEVDDPDDYEESEWEVEAMVEACSEMLPAVRDADHVRTWWGVRPLYAPDENSREGARGISRGFFCIDHADDGVDNLTSIVGGKLTTYRQMAEATADRVCEKLGVEADCRTAKERLPGADDPERLDALVAEFGGAGPTDEDVVRR